Proteins encoded in a region of the Paucidesulfovibrio longus DSM 6739 genome:
- a CDS encoding RNA recognition motif domain-containing protein: MKSIYVGNLPFRATEDEVREMFAAYGEVHEVKFVMDRETGRFRGFGFVRMDDAAALEAVEALDGKELGGRALRINEARERAPRPPRSGGY, encoded by the coding sequence ATGAAGTCCATTTACGTGGGGAACCTGCCGTTCCGCGCCACGGAGGACGAAGTGCGCGAGATGTTCGCCGCTTACGGCGAAGTGCACGAGGTCAAATTTGTCATGGATCGCGAGACCGGCCGTTTCCGCGGCTTCGGTTTCGTGCGCATGGATGACGCAGCCGCTCTGGAAGCCGTCGAGGCTCTGGACGGCAAGGAGCTGGGCGGCCGCGCCCTGCGGATCAACGAAGCCCGCGAGCGGGCTCCACGTCCGCCGCGCTCGGGCGGATACTAG
- the truA gene encoding tRNA pseudouridine(38-40) synthase TruA, whose product MPRIKLTLAYDGTKFAGWQLQPGQRTVQGVLEKALAPMILGRVGARLAKDGAVRVHASGRTDSGVHAVGQVAHFEAPESRRGFPWRMALNRSLPPDVSVLDAEEAPPGFHSRFSVLTKTYAYTLWLEPAYVLPQRRPFVWDCGPVDLAAMDEAANIFLGQHDFAAFRNTGSDVESTVRTLLEIRRSHGPLPHECVWRFRATGFLKQMVRNLMGCLVAVGRGRVNADDVRSFLHAGDRTAAPPTAPAQGLCLERVEYPDFPPERV is encoded by the coding sequence ATGCCCCGCATCAAGCTGACCCTGGCCTACGACGGCACGAAATTCGCCGGCTGGCAGCTCCAGCCCGGCCAGCGCACGGTGCAGGGCGTGCTGGAAAAGGCCCTGGCCCCCATGATTCTGGGACGGGTCGGCGCGCGCCTGGCCAAGGACGGCGCCGTGCGGGTGCACGCGTCGGGCCGCACGGACAGCGGCGTGCACGCCGTGGGACAGGTGGCCCACTTCGAAGCGCCCGAATCGCGGCGCGGCTTCCCCTGGCGCATGGCCCTGAACCGCTCCCTGCCCCCGGACGTGAGCGTGCTCGACGCCGAGGAGGCTCCGCCGGGCTTTCACTCCCGTTTTTCCGTGCTGACGAAAACCTACGCCTACACCCTCTGGCTGGAACCCGCCTACGTCCTGCCCCAGCGGCGTCCCTTCGTCTGGGACTGCGGTCCCGTGGACCTCGCAGCCATGGACGAGGCCGCCAATATCTTCCTGGGCCAGCACGACTTCGCGGCCTTCCGCAACACCGGGTCCGACGTGGAAAGCACGGTGCGGACCCTGCTCGAAATCCGGCGCTCGCACGGCCCCCTGCCCCACGAATGCGTCTGGCGCTTCCGGGCCACAGGCTTTCTCAAGCAGATGGTCCGCAACCTCATGGGCTGCCTCGTGGCCGTGGGCCGGGGCAGGGTGAACGCCGACGACGTCCGGTCATTTCTGCATGCAGGGGACAGGACCGCCGCGCCTCCCACGGCCCCTGCCCAGGGGCTCTGCCTTGAGCGCGTCGAGTACCCGGACTTTCCCCCCGAGAGAGTATAA
- a CDS encoding MotE family protein gives MKNNAEKKKKTTKWQRFVSGVKISRVLWGLAAIAVFKLALLGALGLGDYFAPAERAVQAVSEQTESAGEALRDVAAQAAKVAALPEAQAQTATPAPSAQAAPDQPPAGMDPADWKVLKRREEELAAKERSLKELEANLNQEVTKLEGLKSQLEALLKEVKGVEDERLQKLIKAYANMKAKQAAAVLETMDKQLAVKILAGLQGRQAGEILSFIETRKAAELSEALTNLRAPFQP, from the coding sequence ATGAAGAACAACGCAGAGAAGAAAAAGAAAACGACGAAATGGCAGCGCTTCGTTTCCGGCGTGAAGATTTCTAGAGTGCTCTGGGGCCTGGCGGCCATTGCCGTGTTCAAGCTGGCCCTGCTCGGCGCGCTCGGACTCGGCGACTATTTCGCCCCTGCGGAGCGGGCTGTTCAGGCCGTTTCCGAGCAGACCGAAAGCGCGGGGGAAGCCCTTCGCGACGTGGCCGCGCAGGCCGCCAAGGTCGCGGCCCTGCCCGAAGCCCAGGCCCAGACGGCGACCCCGGCCCCAAGCGCCCAGGCCGCTCCGGACCAGCCCCCCGCGGGCATGGACCCGGCGGACTGGAAGGTGCTCAAGCGCCGCGAAGAGGAGCTGGCCGCCAAGGAACGCTCCCTGAAGGAACTGGAGGCCAACCTCAACCAGGAAGTGACCAAGCTGGAAGGACTCAAGTCCCAGCTCGAAGCTCTGCTCAAGGAAGTCAAGGGAGTCGAGGACGAACGCCTCCAGAAGCTGATCAAGGCCTACGCCAACATGAAGGCCAAGCAGGCCGCCGCCGTGCTCGAAACCATGGACAAGCAGCTGGCCGTCAAGATTCTGGCGGGACTCCAGGGACGGCAGGCCGGAGAGATTCTCAGCTTCATCGAGACGCGCAAGGCCGCCGAGCTTTCCGAGGCGCTGACCAACCTGCGCGCCCCGTTCCAGCCGTGA
- the fliJ gene encoding flagellar export protein FliJ, whose amino-acid sequence MAKPFHFPLQRVLDYREQLEDRAKLSLARAQAAHEEQQKRVSEMESLLERHVRTGLKKDADANEMWLWRQYKQALEEDIATARASLAELALKLQKCRLDAVNKSKDRKLLEKLKEQQAARHDNEEQRREEKENDEMAALRFRREDF is encoded by the coding sequence ATGGCCAAGCCGTTCCACTTCCCGCTCCAGCGGGTGCTCGACTACCGCGAGCAGCTGGAGGACCGGGCCAAGCTCTCCCTGGCGCGGGCCCAGGCCGCCCATGAAGAGCAGCAGAAACGCGTGAGCGAGATGGAGTCGCTGCTGGAGCGGCACGTGCGCACGGGGCTGAAAAAAGACGCGGACGCCAACGAGATGTGGCTCTGGCGGCAATACAAGCAGGCCCTGGAAGAGGACATCGCGACCGCGCGGGCCAGCCTCGCCGAGTTGGCCCTTAAATTGCAAAAATGCCGCCTGGACGCGGTCAACAAGTCAAAAGACCGCAAGCTGCTCGAAAAACTCAAGGAACAACAGGCCGCACGACACGACAATGAAGAACAACGCAGAGAAGAAAAAGAAAACGACGAAATGGCAGCGCTTCGTTTCCGGCGTGAAGATTTCTAG
- the dinB gene encoding DNA polymerase IV yields MTPRTWIMHIDMDAFFASVEQLDNPELRGKPVAVGGAGDRGVVSAASYEIRKFGVRSAMPGATARRLCPHGVFLPGRMWRYKEISRLVMAALSEFSPLVEQASVDEAYLDATGLERLFGPVEELAERIRARVREVTGGLTCSVGAAPVRFLAKIASDQNKPDGVFILRPEDVADFLRTLPVGKIPGVGKRGLESLRRAGVRFAGDVPRRPRRFWEERLGKWGGELHDRCLGQGSTEIVPFSAPKSCSAENTFARDTLDRTELRRWLLAQSDRVAADLRRHGVRGRTVTLKAKFSDFRQVTRSRSLEHRTSETDVIFRTAQELLDELAPKTPLRLIGVGVGNFEPRARQLSLLEDEEERPDLRSRELEQAVDAIRGRFGSGALKRAELLDFEGRKPRTAPGAPPKGGKPGGGKPGS; encoded by the coding sequence ATGACCCCCCGGACCTGGATCATGCACATCGACATGGACGCGTTTTTCGCGTCCGTGGAGCAGCTCGACAATCCCGAACTGCGGGGCAAGCCCGTGGCCGTGGGCGGCGCCGGGGACCGGGGCGTGGTTTCCGCCGCGTCCTATGAAATCCGCAAATTCGGCGTGCGCTCGGCCATGCCCGGAGCCACGGCCCGACGGCTCTGCCCGCACGGCGTCTTTCTGCCCGGCCGGATGTGGCGCTACAAGGAAATCTCCAGGCTGGTCATGGCGGCCCTGTCCGAATTCTCCCCCCTGGTGGAGCAGGCCAGCGTGGACGAGGCCTACCTGGACGCCACGGGCCTGGAGCGACTCTTCGGCCCGGTGGAGGAGCTTGCGGAGCGCATCCGCGCCCGCGTCCGCGAGGTCACGGGCGGGCTGACCTGCTCCGTGGGCGCCGCGCCCGTGCGCTTCCTGGCCAAGATCGCCTCGGACCAGAACAAGCCGGACGGCGTATTCATCCTCCGGCCCGAAGACGTCGCCGACTTTCTGCGCACCCTGCCCGTGGGCAAGATTCCGGGAGTGGGCAAGCGCGGGCTGGAATCCCTGCGCCGGGCCGGGGTCCGCTTCGCCGGGGACGTGCCGCGCCGGCCCCGCCGATTCTGGGAGGAGCGCCTCGGCAAATGGGGCGGCGAGCTGCACGACCGCTGCCTCGGCCAGGGTTCCACGGAGATCGTGCCTTTTTCCGCGCCCAAGTCGTGCAGCGCGGAAAACACCTTTGCCCGCGACACCCTGGACCGGACCGAGCTGCGGCGCTGGCTCCTGGCGCAAAGCGATCGCGTGGCCGCGGACCTGCGACGCCACGGCGTGCGGGGCCGCACCGTGACCCTCAAGGCCAAGTTCTCGGATTTCCGACAGGTCACGCGGAGCCGCAGCCTGGAGCACCGCACCAGCGAAACCGACGTGATCTTCCGCACGGCCCAGGAACTCCTCGACGAACTGGCCCCCAAGACGCCCCTGCGGCTCATCGGCGTGGGCGTCGGCAACTTCGAGCCGCGCGCCCGCCAGCTCTCGCTCCTGGAGGACGAAGAAGAGAGGCCGGACCTGCGCAGCCGCGAACTGGAACAGGCCGTGGACGCCATCCGTGGGCGGTTCGGCAGCGGCGCGCTCAAGCGCGCGGAGCTGCTCGACTTCGAAGGCCGCAAGCCCAGGACCGCTCCCGGAGCCCCCCCGAAAGGCGGAAAGCCGGGAGGGGGCAAGCCCGGCTCCTGA
- a CDS encoding RDD family protein, producing the protein MNCPKCKAEMPDQAIYCIQCGAKLPGRDHPGPVGTRGGRQRASGSTADAAAEDAPPEQGESREEGVVIGGFRFADGAGRPGSGSRPGQGQGAGPGGFSGKTVSRNGAGGGQGGGPGDEWTPSVGYASPMQRLGAFVLDFLFLGAGTFFMTFVVALVMPRLLESEGGLLAVGNLLPFALALLYYAGLESSRFQATPGKLVLGFKVTDLCGRRISFSRATARHFAKILSGLLFFLGYVMIFFTRRRQGLHDMLAGCVAVRRVEGESTSGSGLRP; encoded by the coding sequence ATGAATTGCCCAAAATGCAAGGCCGAAATGCCCGATCAGGCGATCTACTGCATCCAATGCGGCGCGAAGCTGCCCGGACGCGATCATCCCGGCCCCGTGGGCACGCGCGGCGGCCGCCAGCGCGCGTCCGGCTCCACGGCAGACGCGGCAGCCGAGGACGCGCCCCCCGAACAGGGCGAGAGCCGGGAAGAGGGCGTGGTCATCGGCGGGTTCCGGTTCGCGGACGGAGCCGGTCGGCCCGGCAGCGGCTCCCGGCCCGGACAGGGGCAGGGGGCGGGGCCGGGCGGATTCTCCGGGAAAACGGTCTCGCGCAACGGCGCGGGCGGCGGCCAGGGCGGCGGGCCGGGAGACGAATGGACGCCGTCCGTGGGCTACGCCTCGCCCATGCAGCGGCTGGGCGCGTTCGTCCTTGATTTTCTCTTCCTGGGCGCGGGCACGTTTTTCATGACCTTTGTTGTGGCCCTGGTCATGCCCAGGCTTCTGGAGAGCGAGGGAGGCTTGCTCGCGGTGGGCAACCTGCTGCCCTTTGCCCTGGCCCTGCTCTATTACGCCGGGCTGGAAAGCTCGCGTTTTCAGGCCACTCCCGGCAAGCTCGTGCTCGGCTTCAAGGTCACGGACCTGTGCGGGCGGCGGATCAGCTTTTCGCGGGCCACGGCCAGGCATTTCGCCAAGATCCTCTCCGGCCTGCTGTTTTTCCTGGGCTACGTCATGATTTTCTTCACCCGTCGGCGGCAGGGGCTGCACGACATGCTCGCGGGCTGCGTGGCCGTCCGTCGGGTCGAGGGGGAAAGCACCTCCGGCAGCGGGCTCAGGCCGTAA
- a CDS encoding LysR family transcriptional regulator ArgP, which produces MLDYKLLEALALVLREGGFEKAAQALHLTQSAVSQRVRLLEERVGKPLLVRGSPPRPTGAGKALLRHFRQVRLLEDDLARGLEPETDAFRTLPLAVNADSLAIWFLDALAPLARERRILLDLVVDDQERTHALLVQGEVAGCLSTRSEPLRGTRCTRLGVMPYLCCAAPEFAGRWFPDGLTEQDAARAPVVLFNRRDEVHDAFLRAELGHSQENPRGYPRHYIPSSEKFVDAVRAGLAYGMIPHPQAAPHLASGELVEPEPGRFLAVELFWHRWDLESGLMDAVQDALRRGAESVLG; this is translated from the coding sequence ATGCTCGATTACAAACTTCTGGAAGCCCTGGCCCTGGTCCTGCGCGAGGGCGGATTCGAAAAAGCGGCCCAGGCGCTGCACCTGACGCAGTCCGCCGTGTCCCAGCGGGTCCGCCTGCTGGAGGAGCGCGTGGGCAAGCCCCTGCTCGTGCGCGGCTCGCCCCCGCGCCCCACGGGAGCGGGCAAGGCGCTCTTGCGCCACTTCCGGCAGGTCCGCCTGCTGGAGGACGACCTGGCGCGCGGGCTGGAACCGGAAACAGACGCCTTCCGCACCCTGCCCCTGGCCGTGAACGCGGACAGCCTGGCCATCTGGTTTCTGGACGCGCTCGCTCCCCTGGCCCGCGAACGGCGCATCCTTCTCGATCTCGTGGTGGACGACCAGGAGCGCACCCACGCCCTGCTCGTCCAGGGCGAGGTGGCGGGCTGCCTCTCCACCCGCAGCGAACCGCTGCGGGGCACGCGCTGCACCCGCCTGGGGGTCATGCCGTACCTCTGCTGCGCCGCGCCGGAATTCGCCGGGCGCTGGTTTCCCGACGGACTCACGGAACAGGACGCGGCCAGGGCGCCCGTCGTGCTCTTCAACCGCAGGGACGAGGTCCACGACGCCTTTTTGCGCGCCGAATTGGGCCATTCCCAGGAAAACCCGCGCGGCTATCCGCGCCATTACATCCCTTCCTCGGAAAAATTCGTGGACGCGGTGCGCGCCGGACTGGCCTACGGCATGATTCCCCACCCCCAGGCAGCGCCCCATCTCGCGTCGGGCGAACTGGTCGAGCCGGAGCCGGGCCGCTTCCTGGCCGTGGAATTGTTCTGGCATCGCTGGGATCTGGAAAGCGGGCTCATGGACGCGGTGCAGGACGCGCTGCGACGCGGCGCGGAGTCGGTGCTTGGCTGA
- a CDS encoding LysE/ArgO family amino acid transporter, producing MQTAMLQGFGMSAGLIVAIGAQNAFVLGQAVRREHHYPVAALCLVFDVLLIGLGVAGAGALVATHPVLASAAAWGGAAFVFWYGLGSLRSALRGGSLRADGGAPLSLGRALLLTTGVTLLNPHAWLDTVVLLGSVSGTFEGQARWFFGLGAVAASALWFFTLSAGGARLAPLFRRPAAWRVLDGAICLIMWSIAFSLVRGELAG from the coding sequence ATGCAGACGGCGATGTTGCAGGGATTCGGCATGAGCGCGGGGTTGATCGTGGCCATCGGCGCGCAGAACGCGTTCGTGCTCGGCCAGGCCGTGCGCCGCGAGCATCACTACCCCGTGGCTGCGCTCTGCCTGGTTTTCGACGTATTGCTCATCGGCCTTGGCGTGGCCGGGGCGGGCGCGCTGGTGGCAACGCATCCGGTGCTGGCGTCGGCAGCGGCCTGGGGCGGGGCGGCCTTTGTCTTCTGGTACGGTTTGGGATCGTTGCGCTCGGCCCTGCGCGGAGGCAGCCTGCGCGCGGACGGGGGCGCGCCTCTGAGCCTGGGGCGGGCGCTGCTGCTGACCACGGGCGTGACCCTGCTCAATCCGCACGCCTGGCTGGACACCGTGGTTCTGCTCGGTTCGGTCAGCGGCACCTTTGAGGGCCAGGCGCGCTGGTTTTTCGGCCTGGGCGCGGTCGCGGCCTCGGCGCTTTGGTTCTTCACGCTCAGCGCGGGCGGCGCGCGCCTTGCGCCGCTCTTCCGGCGTCCCGCTGCCTGGCGCGTGCTCGACGGCGCCATCTGCCTGATCATGTGGAGCATCGCCTTTTCCCTGGTGCGCGGCGAGCTGGCCGGGTAG
- a CDS encoding MFS transporter, producing the protein MRRKLWSWALYDWANNGFFTPIQTFVFAAYFARSVAESPETGTALWGNMLGAAGLIVGLGGPLLGAVADQSGRRKPWIAAFTLLCAVPTVLLWFVLPDPSWIWPALILVCLGTIGGEAAMIFYNAMLPDLVPPERMGRWSGWGWGMGYVGGLLCLLLALYGFINENPWFALPRAAAEHVRIIGPLGAAWYLVFALPLFLWTPDAPSKGRALGACVRSALAQIRDSVRDVRSHRHIVRFLLARMLYNDGLATMFAFGGIYAAGTFGMTPKEVILFGIGLNVTAGLGAGLFAWLDDRVGARATILVSLAGLILPGVVILLTESRTVFWIFGLLLGIFVGPVQASSRSWLARTAPGELRAQMFGLFALSGKLTSFAGPLLVGWVTLLAGSQRWGMSTVIMMYILGALVMLGVPRAADIRPPVQTKE; encoded by the coding sequence GTGCGACGCAAGCTCTGGTCCTGGGCCCTTTACGACTGGGCCAACAACGGATTCTTCACGCCCATCCAGACCTTCGTCTTCGCGGCCTATTTCGCGCGATCCGTGGCCGAGAGCCCGGAAACGGGCACCGCGCTCTGGGGCAACATGCTCGGCGCGGCCGGGCTGATCGTGGGCCTGGGCGGCCCGCTGCTCGGAGCCGTGGCCGACCAGTCCGGGCGGCGCAAGCCCTGGATCGCGGCCTTCACCCTGCTCTGCGCGGTTCCCACGGTCCTGCTCTGGTTCGTGCTGCCCGACCCTTCCTGGATCTGGCCCGCCCTGATTCTCGTCTGCCTCGGCACCATCGGCGGCGAGGCGGCCATGATCTTCTACAACGCCATGCTGCCCGACCTGGTTCCGCCGGAACGCATGGGCCGCTGGTCCGGCTGGGGCTGGGGCATGGGCTACGTGGGCGGCCTGCTTTGCCTGCTGCTGGCGCTCTACGGATTCATCAACGAAAATCCCTGGTTCGCCTTGCCGCGCGCCGCGGCCGAGCATGTCCGGATCATCGGCCCTCTGGGCGCGGCCTGGTACCTCGTCTTCGCCCTGCCGCTCTTTCTCTGGACCCCGGACGCCCCGAGCAAGGGCCGCGCCCTGGGGGCCTGCGTCCGTTCCGCCCTCGCCCAGATCCGCGACTCCGTGCGCGACGTCCGCTCCCACCGCCATATCGTGCGCTTCCTCCTGGCCCGGATGCTCTACAACGACGGATTGGCCACCATGTTCGCCTTCGGCGGAATCTACGCGGCCGGAACCTTCGGCATGACCCCGAAGGAGGTCATCCTCTTCGGCATCGGCCTGAACGTGACCGCGGGACTGGGCGCGGGGCTCTTCGCCTGGCTGGACGACCGCGTGGGCGCGCGGGCCACCATCCTCGTGTCCCTGGCCGGGCTGATCCTGCCGGGCGTGGTCATCCTGCTCACCGAGTCCCGGACCGTGTTCTGGATTTTCGGGCTGTTGCTTGGTATCTTCGTCGGGCCGGTGCAGGCGTCGAGCCGTTCCTGGCTGGCCCGCACCGCACCGGGCGAACTGCGCGCCCAGATGTTCGGCCTCTTCGCGCTTTCGGGCAAGCTGACCTCCTTTGCGGGCCCGCTGCTCGTGGGCTGGGTCACGCTGCTGGCCGGAAGCCAGCGCTGGGGCATGAGCACCGTTATCATGATGTATATCCTGGGGGCGCTCGTCATGCTCGGCGTGCCGCGCGCAGCGGACATCCGTCCCCCGGTTCAAACCAAGGAGTAA
- the amrA gene encoding AmmeMemoRadiSam system protein A yields the protein MSREFVFLLSDAEKAYLKDLVRLSIASKLAGEEAEPPAPPTEKLRESLGAFVTLTLDGHLRGCIGNIQGSGEIWRTIWEMARAAAFADPRFPPLSREEFGKIEYEISILSPLEPCRDVNEVVVGRHGLIMQRGSNSGLLLPQVPVEQGWDRVTFLRQTCRKAGLDEDSWRKAGTNIYWFEAEVF from the coding sequence ATGTCCCGTGAATTCGTCTTTTTGCTTTCCGACGCGGAAAAAGCATATCTCAAGGATCTCGTGCGCCTTTCCATCGCCTCCAAGCTCGCGGGCGAGGAAGCCGAGCCGCCCGCCCCGCCCACGGAGAAGCTGCGCGAATCCCTCGGGGCCTTCGTGACCCTGACCCTGGACGGCCACCTGCGCGGCTGCATCGGCAACATCCAGGGCTCGGGCGAAATCTGGCGCACCATCTGGGAGATGGCCCGCGCAGCGGCCTTTGCCGATCCGCGCTTCCCGCCTCTGAGCCGGGAGGAGTTCGGGAAAATCGAGTACGAAATTTCCATTCTCAGCCCGCTGGAGCCTTGCCGCGACGTGAACGAGGTCGTGGTCGGCAGGCATGGCCTGATCATGCAGCGGGGGTCCAATTCCGGACTGCTCCTGCCGCAGGTGCCCGTGGAGCAGGGCTGGGACCGTGTGACCTTCCTGCGGCAGACCTGCCGCAAGGCCGGGCTGGACGAGGACAGCTGGCGCAAGGCGGGCACGAACATCTATTGGTTCGAAGCCGAGGTCTTCTAG
- a CDS encoding PilZ domain-containing protein, with protein MSEEVSRRFEERRLHVRYVCTSKAMCELSLRSGAHVFAVSDISGGGMRIKSPDAGVLEDFQEDASVRIVAAGDDGGRCPLEDLTGRVVWTRSEQGQVHVGIEFDSPLESRLDYLLGVLLGSGQLPVFDS; from the coding sequence ATGTCGGAAGAAGTTTCACGACGCTTCGAGGAGCGCAGGCTGCACGTCCGCTATGTCTGCACCTCGAAGGCCATGTGTGAATTGTCTCTGCGCTCCGGGGCGCACGTGTTCGCCGTGTCGGACATCTCCGGCGGCGGCATGCGCATCAAGAGTCCGGACGCGGGCGTGCTGGAGGACTTCCAGGAGGACGCGAGCGTGCGCATCGTGGCTGCGGGCGACGACGGCGGGCGCTGTCCCCTGGAAGACCTGACCGGCCGCGTGGTCTGGACGCGTTCGGAACAAGGGCAGGTGCATGTGGGCATCGAGTTCGACTCCCCATTGGAGTCCCGCTTGGATTATCTGCTCGGCGTGCTGCTCGGCAGCGGCCAGCTGCCCGTGTTTGATTCCTGA
- a CDS encoding class I SAM-dependent methyltransferase — MIALQSNAADQRGAADLGLLPPKDLALCFGGGDFVKIGRKLLRRLVDWCGLLPSERVLDVGCGAGRAAVPLTSYLSDHGRYEGFDTYPFGVNWCREHITPAFPNFRFQTADVFNALYNPFGTVRARDFRFPYADDSFDLAILNSVFTHMLPEDVVGYAAELGRVLDQGGRAYVTWFLLDDETRGLVAATGGTLRFAHRFGACHLENPDDPEEAVGYERSFAFKVLEGAGLRVRGAYPGSWCGRRADNYQDVVVVEAAR, encoded by the coding sequence ATGATCGCATTGCAATCCAACGCCGCGGACCAGCGCGGAGCCGCAGACCTGGGGCTGCTGCCCCCCAAGGATCTTGCCCTTTGCTTCGGCGGCGGCGATTTCGTCAAGATCGGGCGCAAGCTGCTGCGGCGGCTCGTGGACTGGTGCGGGCTGCTTCCCAGCGAGCGCGTGCTCGACGTGGGCTGCGGAGCCGGGCGGGCCGCCGTGCCCCTGACGTCCTACCTGTCCGATCACGGGCGCTACGAAGGGTTCGACACCTATCCCTTCGGCGTGAACTGGTGCCGCGAGCACATCACCCCAGCCTTTCCCAACTTCCGCTTCCAGACGGCGGACGTCTTCAACGCGCTCTATAATCCCTTCGGGACGGTGCGTGCGCGCGACTTCCGTTTCCCCTATGCCGACGACAGCTTTGATCTGGCCATCCTCAACTCCGTCTTCACGCACATGCTGCCGGAAGACGTGGTCGGCTATGCGGCCGAGCTGGGGCGGGTTCTCGACCAGGGCGGCCGGGCCTACGTGACATGGTTCCTGCTGGACGACGAGACGCGCGGCCTCGTGGCCGCGACGGGCGGCACCCTGCGCTTCGCGCACCGCTTCGGCGCGTGCCATCTGGAAAATCCCGACGATCCGGAAGAGGCCGTGGGCTATGAGCGCTCCTTCGCGTTCAAGGTGCTGGAAGGAGCTGGGCTGCGCGTGCGCGGCGCGTATCCGGGATCCTGGTGCGGCCGCCGTGCGGACAACTATCAGGACGTGGTCGTGGTGGAAGCCGCGCGCTGA
- a CDS encoding cysteine-rich small domain-containing protein encodes MSTPKPSHRFVSNTACEFFPCHRTDHPERFNCLFCFCPLYFLEDCGGRFTLLASGNKDCSACKLPHAPEGYDYVLAKLRECFRRPCRLRFDEEPGPAGEAGTE; translated from the coding sequence ATGAGCACCCCCAAGCCGTCCCACCGCTTCGTGAGCAACACGGCCTGCGAGTTTTTTCCCTGCCACCGGACCGACCACCCGGAGCGCTTCAACTGCCTGTTCTGCTTCTGCCCGCTCTACTTTCTGGAGGACTGCGGAGGCCGCTTCACCCTCCTGGCCAGCGGGAACAAGGACTGCTCCGCCTGCAAGCTCCCGCATGCGCCCGAAGGGTACGACTACGTGCTCGCCAAGCTGCGCGAATGCTTCCGAAGGCCCTGCCGCCTGCGCTTCGACGAGGAGCCCGGCCCGGCGGGGGAAGCCGGAACCGAATAG
- a CDS encoding secondary thiamine-phosphate synthase enzyme YjbQ: MRELSIRTGEREQMIDIGGELRGLIREQGWSDGALLVYCPHTTGAVTVNEGADPDVVRDMLVNMRRLVPHRGDYRHAEGNSDAHIKSSLFGCDQLVIVEGGELKLGTWQKVYFCEFDGPRTRTLWVQFLRTDAE, from the coding sequence ATGCGCGAATTGAGCATCCGCACCGGCGAACGCGAACAGATGATCGACATCGGCGGCGAGCTGCGCGGCTTGATCCGCGAGCAAGGCTGGAGCGACGGCGCGCTGCTCGTCTACTGTCCGCATACCACGGGGGCGGTCACGGTCAACGAGGGAGCCGACCCGGACGTGGTCCGGGACATGCTGGTCAACATGCGCAGGCTCGTGCCGCATCGCGGCGACTACCGCCACGCTGAAGGCAATTCCGACGCGCACATCAAATCCAGCCTGTTCGGCTGCGATCAGCTCGTCATCGTCGAGGGGGGCGAGCTGAAGCTCGGCACGTGGCAGAAGGTCTATTTCTGCGAGTTCGATGGTCCGCGTACGCGCACGCTCTGGGTGCAGTTCCTGCGGACGGATGCCGAATAG
- the cobM gene encoding precorrin-4 C(11)-methyltransferase — protein sequence MNKVFFVGAGPGDPDLITVKGRDLILRADLILYAGSLVPRTLVEQARPDAQVVDSSALDLQQTHELLRACVRAGGLAVRLHTGDPSLYGATREQMEMLEADNIPYDIVPGVTAAFAAAAEARRSFTVPEQTQTLIITRRSGRTPVPESETLHALASHHAAMAIYLSAGDPEGLERELLVGGMDPATPCALGHKIGWPGGETVHCELRDLAATAREYGFTRQTVFLILPGELGAGAKSKLYDAGFAHMYRDAKTESEE from the coding sequence ATGAACAAGGTGTTTTTCGTGGGCGCCGGACCGGGCGATCCCGATCTGATCACGGTCAAGGGGCGCGACCTGATTCTGCGCGCCGACCTCATACTCTACGCGGGCTCGCTGGTTCCGCGAACGCTGGTGGAACAGGCGCGGCCCGACGCCCAGGTCGTGGATTCCTCGGCCCTGGATCTGCAACAGACCCACGAGCTGCTGCGCGCCTGCGTGCGCGCCGGAGGGCTCGCCGTGCGGCTGCACACGGGCGACCCTTCGCTCTACGGCGCGACCCGCGAACAGATGGAAATGCTCGAAGCGGACAACATTCCCTACGACATCGTTCCCGGAGTGACCGCCGCGTTCGCGGCCGCTGCCGAGGCGCGGCGCTCCTTCACCGTGCCGGAGCAGACCCAGACGCTGATCATCACCCGGCGCTCCGGCCGCACTCCCGTGCCGGAGTCCGAGACGCTGCACGCGCTGGCCTCGCACCACGCGGCCATGGCCATCTATCTTTCCGCAGGCGATCCCGAAGGCCTGGAACGCGAGCTGCTCGTGGGCGGCATGGACCCGGCCACGCCCTGCGCCCTGGGCCACAAGATCGGCTGGCCCGGCGGCGAGACCGTGCACTGCGAGCTGCGCGACCTGGCGGCCACGGCCAGGGAATACGGCTTCACCCGGCAAACGGTGTTTCTGATCCTGCCCGGCGAACTGGGCGCGGGCGCGAAGTCCAAGCTCTACGACGCGGGGTTCGCGCACATGTACCGCGACGCCAAAACCGAGAGCGAGGAGTAG